ccggCGGGTGATCTCCCAGAAGGTGTGAATCTTGTCGCGCTCCAGCTGGAAGTAGTTGCGCTCTTCCCGCTCCCGATCCAGCTCCTGCCGGAGACGCACGAtgtgctcccccagctgcaaaGCCAAGAGAGGGAGGCAGGTAGTGGGAAAAGGAGGCCTGGGACAGATGGCTCCCCTGAAAAACGTGCCGACTCAAAGTTCTTCTCAAGATATCCGTGGTGAGCTCTGTTGTAAGCCTGCAGAACACGGTAGCCTCTAATGGGACAGAGGAGGGGAGGACAAAAagtggggatggggtggggagagcCCAGGACATGACAGTGACCCACTGGCCTCTGGAAAAGGAGCGACAAAATCTCCTCCTACCCTAAGCAGCCAGGGCTCGGGCATTCTGTCTCCCAGTCGCCAGTAACACGTTCTCAGATGCTAGATAATACCGAGACATGCAAGATCTTCTCCTGGGAGTGCGATTGCCCAGGTCAGGACCGTCCCCTCCTATGCTTGTTAGGCACCCAGCACAACAGGCCCACGCTGGGCGGCCGTGGCCTGCCCTCGCTGCCCCTAGGGAAGCCTCCTGCCCCTAGCACAGCGTGATTTGGGACGTGCTGAGagtgctgcaggctgagggATCGTACGGCTGAGAACAAGTGCAGCCACCCGTGGAGATGAGCCCGCTCACCCCAGAAAGGCACTGAATGCAGAGGGAAACCAATTCCAGCAGAACTGGCCAGCCAGGTCACTTTCTGAAGGAAACGCCACAAAACGCTTGCTCAGATAATGGACCCCCATCAGAGGCACCTTTCCCAGGGCATTTCCACGCTAGCAGGACGCTGACACGGGAGAACAGGGCTCCACGGTTAAGGGACGAGGGCAAAGACGGTGCGAGGCcaaggaggagagcagcaggccGTGGCACAGCAGCACGGGCGTGCCgagggggctgctccccgcagcAGAAGCGCCGAGCGGGCTCTGTGAGGGCCGCAGGCCCAGCCCCGCCGTGAGTCGGGCACGGGACCGGGCACCGAGCGGGTCCCcacggcccccgccgcccgccacCCCCCCCTGCCCGGCCGGCAGGGCCCCACaggcggcagccccggggccgggccgttACCTGCTCCCTGCTCATCTCCTCGGGGCCCGAGGCGTCCGCCACGGCCGGGGCCTTGCCgcccttcccctttctcccGGCCTTTTTGGGCGCCTGAGGAAACGAAGGGCACGGAGCGCGTTACGCGGGGAGGGAGCGCCGGGACGGGCGGGGGGACCGGGGGCCCCTCGGCGCCGCGCCCGGACCCCACGGGGCTCCCCCACCGCCGGGCCCCGTCCCCCggtcccgccccccccccggtccccccgtcccggccccggtccccACCATggcggccggggccgcgccgccgtcTCCCCGGCAACGCGCGGGCAGCTCTCGCGAGAGTTGCGCGgcggaggccccgccccccccagcaacgcgggcccggccccggtaacggcggcggggcccgctccgggcccggcccagccccggccgccgccgctccgggtcccggccccgctgccccccggcacccccgctCCGGAGCGGTTGCGCTGCGGCCCGCGGGGCCCCTCGGCCCTCCGggagccccgcgccgccccacgggccccccgcgccccgccccggtgcgtcccggtcccccccccccggtgcatCCCCGGGgcccctcagcacccccggATCCGCAGCCGCGGGACCCCCgcaccgggagccccccggTGCTCGAGGCCCCGCCTCGCTCCCGGTGCCCCGCACCcctccggtgcccccccccgcagcccccggtcTGTCCGCTCCGGGTCCcggtgcccgccgcccccccccccgggcaggatgagccgccccccccggccccgggcccggcccccgcccccgcaCCGCCCCCatccccgcccccgccgcggcggGCAGGAGCGTGCGGGCTGCGGGCTGGCACCGGGCCCGCCCCGcccagcaccggcaccggcaccggcaccggcccGGTCCGGCCCATGGAGGCTCCGGGAGCGGGCGGCACCGCAGGTGAGCGgggatggggcgggggggggggggcaaaggcAGCGGCGAGCCCATCgccggggccccggggggcggcagcgggggacgggggggctcggggggacgggggtgggtgtgcaagggggggtgtgcaaggggtgggtgtgtgcaagggggggtgtgcaaggggtgtgtgtgtgcaaggggtgtgtgtgcaaggggtgtgtgtgcaaggggtgGGTGTGTGCAAGGGGGGGTGAGTGTGCAAGGGGGGTGTGCAAagggggtgtgcaagggggtgGGTGTGCAATGGGGGGAGTGCAAGgggtgggtgtgcaagggggggtgcaaggggggtgggtgtgcaaggggtgggtgtgcaaggggggggtgcaagggggggtGTGCAatggggggggtgcagggggtgtgTCAGGGGGTGCATACGTGCACCAGGGGAGTGTGAGGGTGTGCAGGGGGGTGTCAGCGGGgcgggggacccgggggggggggcacgtctcagccccctgccccgcgttaccgggggggtggggggggcttcACCCGGGGCAGGGGGCGAGGTGTGCGGGGGGCACCCTCAGAcacgggggtgctggggctgccgccCGCCTGCAGCACCCGGGGACGGCGGTGGTGGCCCTGGGGgtgcggccgggggggggccccggcacCGCAGCGGGGTCACGCCGGTGGCGTCGAGCAGCTCCCGCGCGCGCCCGCCCCTCCTGCGTGTGCCCCGCACGCGGCGGTGCCACCGCCCCGGCCACGAGCCCGCCGTGCCCTCCCGCCGCGCCCGGCCCTTCGGCGGGGTCGGGGACCCGTCGAGGcggccggagcccccccccggttGGGGTGGCCGGAGCCCGGTGCTGTCTCACCCTGCGGTTGACGTGAGTCAGCAGCGCGCCGAGCCCTGCCGCCGGCCCCCGCTCCTCGCCGGTGAGCCCGAGCGGCGGCCGAAgcccggcggcgcggggggccACGGGGGATTGCTGCGGCAGGGAGCAGCGCCCCGGTGGGTGGGGGGCTGCaccggggggggagcggggacgTCACCCACCGGGGCCATGGTGCATGGGGTGGtggcggggggcagccccgagtctcccccggggctggggacgggtGCGTACGGGGTTGCTCCTGGATGAGGAGCGGGGTGGGGACCCAGTTTCCCTGCTGGAGGGAAGGTGGTGGCACCGGTGGGCACCCCGTCCCGGccagggcacggggcagccgcTGTCGGGGCAGGCACAcgggctgcctgctgccctctgtgcccagcaccGGAGCCAAATGTCCCTGAAATTCCCTGAAATTCCCCCTTTCTTGTGCTGTCTCctttgggtggtggtggtgggggggttCTGCCCCTTGCCCCGCCACGCTGCCacctcccggggggggggaggaggtgacCCCCCCATCCCGACGagcccgtccccgtgccccgtGCCATCTCACCTGGCAGCAAACCGGTGGCGGGGCCCAGTGGCACGCGGCTGGCTCTGTGCACCTGCAGCCGTGACACcgggcgggctgggggctgtgggtgccACCGCGGTGCCTGGTGCCACCCCACGCACTGGGGGGGGTCTCTTGGCCGTGCTCggagccagcccagccccggctgccccccccccccaggggggcCGCCCAGCACGCACCGTGCCGTGTCTGCCCGTTCCCCCCCAGGAGACAAAACGCCTCTTGTCTGGGCTCCGGCCTCCGAACAGGCTGCGCTTTTGTCTCGCCGACACAAAGGGGCTgcgaggggcggggggggtctgccggcaccggggctggcggggcccACGGCAGCTGCCTCGGAGCGCTGCCTGTTccgcgggggtcccggggctggggacccaCAGCCCCCTCGGCCGGGGAGCCCCaggcaggcggcggggccgcgggaggGAGCTGCCGtcgctgccccggccccgcaccaaCGTGGCAGGTGCCggttctgcagagctgggcaaGGAGACGCCGGCCCCGGAGCGAACGGCGGGGACCCCTGTCCCCGGCACGGCTGAGGAGGCCCCCGACGTCCCCGTGGAGGAGCAGGGCggcatccccatccccaccgcCAGCCTGCTGCAGGTCACCGAGCGGAGACGTGAGTGcgccccccccacacacacactggtCACTgtccccctcagcccctcgTCCCTCCCTGGGTCCCCGCCCAGCACCCTCGGctccccccagggcccccagcccacccctgTCCCGCTGCCCGCAGAGCCGCTGAGCAGCGTGTCCTCGCTGGAGGTGCACTTCGACCTGCTCGACCTGACGGAGCTGACCGACATGTCGGACCAGGAGCTGGCCGAGGTCTTCGCCGATTCCGACGAGGAGAACGCGGCCGGAGAATCGCCCAGCGGTGAGCGACTGGCCGCCCGCGCCCCGTCCCGCTGCCGTCCCCCcgtgggaggggtgggggggcacgggcTGAGCCTGCTGTCCCCGCAGGGCTGCACCCGCAGGCCATGCCGCGGGCAGGGTACCTGCGCTCGCCCTCCTGGACCCGCGCGCGGGAGCAGGGCCGGGAGAAGAAGCACCTCAGCGACTCGGAGCTGCAGCCGGGCGCCGTGGACGCCTTCCTGGCGGTGGAGCGGCCGCAGCAGGAGTAGGAGCTGCCCCAGGCGGTGGGGACGGGCCCGGGGACGGGCCCTGCGCCTCATCCTCGGCCTTTTCCGACCGCGTTCCCCGTGCCCCGCCTGGGAAAAGCCGTGCGGGGCGAAGGACTCgctgctggggtgctgggggtggccctgggcggcgggggcagccccagcccgtgGGTACCAAGCGATGCCAAAGCCGGTGGcctggtggggagggggaagcggCCCCTCCCGGCCCTGTAGCACAAAGGGGGCCACGCTGCCCGGCCCCCACCTCCCTTCCGCCGTGGTCCTGGCCCCCCGGGGAGCCCTGGCTCGGCGGGGCCAGGAGCCGCGCGGTGCCCGTGCTGTACCACCCGCCACCATGTAGCAGCTGTGTGTACCGGTAAAACCGAGCGACCCATGGCCACGGCTCTGCCCCGTCactgggggaaagggggggatGCGACCCccagatggggggggggggggctgcaagagGTGGGGGCGGCTTAGAGGGGACCCTGTGCCGCCAGCGGGGgggagcccctgcaggagcagcaccaggcaTAGGGCAGGCAATGGGGAGGGATGCAGGGGAGCCTGTGAGGCAGGAGATCCAGACCCCGTGCGTGAGGGCCTGCCACGGTGCCCCCCAAGCCCACCgaagcccccccagccccagccccccagccggTGACCCCCGCTCTGCCAGAAGCAGCCCCCAGACGGGGTCACGACTGCGGCGCTGTGCAAAGAGGCCACGCTGCTGCGACAGAGACCGGGCGAGTGTTGCAGGAGCAGTGTTGGGGGACAGGACACGGGTGGGGGGGCCACGCGCAGTGGGGGCTTCCACGAGCAGCAGCGAGCAACCACgagagctggggggggccaGCAGCGTGCAGGACCCCTGCCATAGTG
The Anser cygnoides isolate HZ-2024a breed goose chromosome 12, Taihu_goose_T2T_genome, whole genome shotgun sequence genome window above contains:
- the DBNDD1 gene encoding dysbindin domain-containing protein 1 isoform X1, producing the protein MEAPGAGGTAELGKETPAPERTAGTPVPGTAEEAPDVPVEEQGGIPIPTASLLQVTERRQPLSSVSSLEVHFDLLDLTELTDMSDQELAEVFADSDEENAAGESPSGLHPQAMPRAGYLRSPSWTRAREQGREKKHLSDSELQPGAVDAFLAVERPQQE
- the DBNDD1 gene encoding dysbindin domain-containing protein 1 isoform X2 — encoded protein: MSDQELAEVFADSDEENAAGESPSGLHPQAMPRAGYLRSPSWTRAREQGREKKHLSDSELQPGAVDAFLAVERPQQE